AACCGCTACGCCGACATCCTGGCCCGGCCGATCTGGAACCTGGAAGAGGAAACCAGTGCGGAAATCCTGGATTCCCTCATTGCCCGCGAAGATACGACCTGCCTGCGCCTTGACGACGTTATCGGCCTGGAGGGGGCCACCTCACGCGGTGACTGCAAGAATGTCAGCGACGGACGCATCTCCTCCCAGGCACCAATTATCTTTTCACAGGGCCGCATCAAGGAAACGATCGGCACCCTGTTCCTTGTGCGCAAGCTGGAAAGTGGCTTTACTCGCATCCTGCAACTGATTGCACCACAGATCGTGCTCACGCTGCTTCTAATCAGCGTTTTGATTGTGCTGGCCTTCTATGGTTTCAGAAAGACGATCACCGCCCCTCTGGGAGAAGTCCAAAGATCCCTGCGCTCCTACGAAAAAAGCGGTTATCGTCAACCAGTTAACTGGCATAGTTCCGACGAGTTGGGACAGTTCGTACAGGCCTACAACAGCGCCCTCGACCGTCAGGAGACCAGCGAAAACGAGCTGCGGAAACAGCTTGAACTGACGCGCACGCTGTTGAAAACAGTTCCTAATCCGATCGTCTTTCTCAACACCGACCTGACCTTCCAGGGGTGTAACGACAGCTTTTCCATCATGTTCGGTGTGAACGATGAGAAGGCCGCAGGCAAACCCATTGATCAGCTTCTCGCAGATAATCCATGGTCATTGCTACCAACCAATCTGGACACGGTTTTCCCGTCCAGCATGGGCCCCACCTCCGTTTACAGCACGGAAACCACCGTCCATGACCGGTTGGGAAAAGAACATGTGGTGATCTTCTCGACCAGTGTCTTGCGAGACCCGGACGGCAATGTCACCAGCCTGGTGTCCCTGATGCAGGATATTACCGAACGCAAGCAATCGGAAATGGAGCTTGAGGCCGCCAAAAACGCCGCCGAAAAGGCATTGGCGGAACTTCGGATCGCCCAGGACAACCTGATCCAGAGCGAAAAAATGGCCTCACTGGGCAGTCTCGTTGCCGGTATTTCCCACGAAATCAACACCCCGATCGGGAGCTGCATCACCGTGGCATCCTCGATGTCGGAACGCACCGATCAATTCCAGCAAATCCTTGATAGCGGAAAAATCCGCCGTGCCGACCTGGTCTCCTTTGTGGAAACCATGGGCGAAGCCTCTGATATCCTGAACAAAAGCCTGACGGTTGCCGCAGAGTTGATCCAGAACTTCAAACAGGTGGCCGTCGACCAGACAACCTCCAAACGCCGTGGCTTCGATCTGGAACGCGTGATAACCGAAATTGCGTCAACGCTGCAGCCGGTGGTCAAGAAGACTCCCCACCGGCTGGAGCTGGATATTCACGACAATATCCCAATGGACAGCTATCCCGGCCCATTGGGGCAGGTTGTGACCAATATCGTGAACAATGCCCTGGTGCATGCCTTCGCGGACAAAGATCACGGTACAATCATGATTTCAAGCAAGCTGACCGACGACAGCAGCGTTTCCCTTGTCATCTCCGACGATGGCTGCGGCATTCCCAAGACCCACCTGAAACGTATCTTCGACCCATTCTTTACAACAAAGATGGGGTCTGGCGGCACAGGCCTCGGACTGAATGTGACCTACAACATCGTGACCAATCTTCTGGGCGGAACAATCTCTGTCACCAGTGCACAAGGCCAGGGCAGTTCCTTCACCATAACACTGCCGCGCGTCGCGCCTGACAATGCCACAGATACGGAAATGCCCCCGAAGGAAACAACCTTCGTCATTTGAAAACGCCCCCAGAATGAACCTGGAGGCGTAAAAGCAGAAAGTCTGCTGATATAGATACAATCCCCTAAGCAGGGTTCAGGCGACGTTCCACCATTTCCCGGCGTAACTGGTCCAGGTCTGTATCGGAGAGCTGTTCTTCCGCAATGGTCAGGACCGTGGTTTCCTCCCATGCCGTATGCCGCCGCAGGGCCTCCGCAAAAGCACGAAGATTATTGTAGAGGCGCTGGGGATTGGGGATCGTGTGGCCTTTCTCCAGAATTGCCAGATCCTCGAGAATGAAATCGGCCAGGTCTTCATCAAATTCATGCTCGTTGCGCAACTGCTTCAGCATGGCCGTGAACTGCCGGTCACCGCTCAACCGCTTTTCAAGAAGCGGAAACAGCCCTTCTTCCTCGTCCTTGATATGCCGGGGCAACTCCTCCCGGAACAAGGACAATGCAGACAGAACCAGGGCCGGTTGATTGCCCTCCGCCAATGTTTCAGCCATGTCTGTCAGCGTATCGCACAGACGAATCTGCCTTTCGTGATCTTCACGAATTACAGCAATTGGATTCAGGCTGTCACGGCCTTCCCGGTCCTGCATACGCAAATTGGTAAAAGCCTTGACTTCACTCATCCCCGCACTCCTTCAGGCCATATGTGTTTCGACGCTCAACCTATACAGTGGGGGTCTCAAGCACACATTGACCTGCGTCAAACAACCGATAGTGAAAATCGCGCAACTCTTACAAGTTTATCAGCGAGACAGATAAGCCGTGTACAGCATCCGAAATTTGCGTTTACTATTCATCGCTTAACGAGAACAAATCACGCCTTGGGAGGAGCTATGGCAAACGACGGTGAAGCAAGCGGTCTGGAGCGCAACGCAGCGAATTTCGTTCCCCTGTCGCCCCTCTCCTTCCTGTCGCGCACCAAGGATGTCTATCCTCAGCGCGAAGCATTGGTATACGGAACAAGGCGATACTCCTGGTCCGAAGTCCACGAACGCTGTGTTCGCCTTGCATCCGCGCTTGCACTGCACGGGATCGTCAAAGGCGACGTGGTGTCAATCATCGCCCCGAATACGCCGGAACTGTTCGAAACCCATTTCGGCGTGCCGATGGCAGGCGCCATCCTGAATACGATCAATACCCGGCTGGATGTTGAAACAGTCGCCTATATCCTGGGGCATGCGGAAACCAAGCTGCTGTTCGTGGATCTGGCCTTTGCCGGGCTTGTTGAGCAGGCGTTGGCGCAAATGCCCGGTCACAATATCCAGATTGTCAGCATCGTCGATGAACAGGCAGGCCAGGCCCATGGAGACAATCCGTTTGAAACCGACTATGAGGCTTTTCTGGAGTCGGGCCAAAGTGACTTTGCCTGGTCCCTGCCGGATGACGAATGGCAAAGCCTCTCCCTGAACTACACCTCCGGTACCACAGGCCATCCCAAAGGGGTTCTGTATCACCATCGCGGCTCTTACCTTATGACGATGGGAACGGTCATGGGCTGGGGCCTTCATGGTCACCCCAGGTATCTCTATACGGTGCCGATGTTCCACTGCAACGGATGGGGGCATGCCTGGACGATGACGGCCCTGGCGGGCACGATCGTTTGCT
The Aestuariispira ectoiniformans genome window above contains:
- a CDS encoding hemerythrin domain-containing protein; translation: MSEVKAFTNLRMQDREGRDSLNPIAVIREDHERQIRLCDTLTDMAETLAEGNQPALVLSALSLFREELPRHIKDEEEGLFPLLEKRLSGDRQFTAMLKQLRNEHEFDEDLADFILEDLAILEKGHTIPNPQRLYNNLRAFAEALRRHTAWEETTVLTIAEEQLSDTDLDQLRREMVERRLNPA
- a CDS encoding ATP-binding protein: MILGAALYLLVISWFEIQTVFETEQQVTDAMANRYADILARPIWNLEEETSAEILDSLIAREDTTCLRLDDVIGLEGATSRGDCKNVSDGRISSQAPIIFSQGRIKETIGTLFLVRKLESGFTRILQLIAPQIVLTLLLISVLIVLAFYGFRKTITAPLGEVQRSLRSYEKSGYRQPVNWHSSDELGQFVQAYNSALDRQETSENELRKQLELTRTLLKTVPNPIVFLNTDLTFQGCNDSFSIMFGVNDEKAAGKPIDQLLADNPWSLLPTNLDTVFPSSMGPTSVYSTETTVHDRLGKEHVVIFSTSVLRDPDGNVTSLVSLMQDITERKQSEMELEAAKNAAEKALAELRIAQDNLIQSEKMASLGSLVAGISHEINTPIGSCITVASSMSERTDQFQQILDSGKIRRADLVSFVETMGEASDILNKSLTVAAELIQNFKQVAVDQTTSKRRGFDLERVITEIASTLQPVVKKTPHRLELDIHDNIPMDSYPGPLGQVVTNIVNNALVHAFADKDHGTIMISSKLTDDSSVSLVISDDGCGIPKTHLKRIFDPFFTTKMGSGGTGLGLNVTYNIVTNLLGGTISVTSAQGQGSSFTITLPRVAPDNATDTEMPPKETTFVI